Proteins encoded within one genomic window of Cyprinus carpio isolate SPL01 chromosome B22, ASM1834038v1, whole genome shotgun sequence:
- the rnf13 gene encoding E3 ubiquitin-protein ligase RNF13: protein MLLSLGMLMLSATQIYTIFTVQLFAFLNLLPVEADISAYSFDNKTENFDDLPSRFGYRLPSEGLKGFLIGARPENACVPIDPPPLRDNHSSAFIVLIKRFECNFDIKVLHAQKAGYKAAIVHNVDSDDLISMGSNDLDILKQIDIPSVFIGEETANSLKEDYIYEKGGHVILLPDFSLPLEYYLIPFLIIVGICLILIVVFMITKFVQDRHRARRSRLRKDQLKKLPIHKFKKGDSYDVCAICLDEYEEGDKLRVLPCSHAYHSKCVDPWLTKTKKTCPVCKQKVVPSDGDSESESESGDSGGEENEVSENTPLLRSLASTSAHSFGTMSGSLSHHDAESSDYDERSDTTDSEEEVTVETVVVQLQQGRPDNMEASA from the exons ATGCTGCTCTCTTTGGGGATGCTGATGCTCTCGGCCACACAGATTTACACCATTTTCACGGTTCAGCTATTCGCCTTCCTCAATCTGCTGCCCGTGGAGGCCGACATATCAGCT TATTCGTTTGACAACAAAACAGAGAACTTTGATGACTTGCCTTCTCGATTCGGCTACAGGCTGCCCAGTGAAGGACTAAAG GGTTTCCTGATCGGAGCGCGTCCGGAGAACGCCTGTGTCCCGATCGACCCCCCTCCCCTGCGGGACAACCACAGCAGCGCCTTCATCGTGCTGATCAAGCGCTTCGAATGTAACTTTGACATCAAG GTCCTCCATGCGCAGAAGGCCGGCTACAAGGCGGCGATTGTCCACAATGTGGACTCCGATGACTTAATCAGCATGGGATCCAATGATC TGGATATTCTGAAGCAGATAGACATTCCTTCAGTGTTTATCGGTGAAGAAACGGCCAACTCTCTCAAAGAGGATTACATCTATGAGAAAGG TGGTCATGTGATTCTCCTGCCGGACTTCAGTTTGCCTCTGGAATATTATCTGATCCCATTCCTCATCATTGTTGGAATCTGCCTCATCCTCATTGTAGTTTTCATG ATCACAAAGTTTGTACAGGACAGACATAGAGCCAGGAGAAGTCGCTTACGCAAGGACCAGCTGAAGAAACTCCCAATTCACAAGTTTAAGAAAG GTGATTCGTATGACGTGTGTGCCATTTGTTTGGATGAGTATGAGGAGGGCGACAAGCTGCGGGTCCTTCCCTGCTCACACG CCTATCACAGCAAGTGTGTCGACCCATGGCTGACCAAAACCAAGAAGACCTGCCCCGTGTGCAAGCAGAAGGTGGTGCCGTCTGACGGCGACTCCGAGTCCGAGTCCGAGTCGGGCGACAGCGGCGGAGAGGAGAACGAAGTGTCGGAAAACACGCCCCTGCTGCGATCTCTGGCCTCCACCAGCGCGCATTCCTTCGGCACCATGTCCGGCTCGCTGTCCCATCACGACGCCGAGTCCTCGGACTACGACGAGCGCAGCGACACGACCGACAGCGAGGAGGAGGTTACCGTGGAGACTGTGGTCGTACAGCTGCAGCAGGGCCGTCCCGACAACATGGAGGCCAGCGCTTGA